CTACTGCCTTTTGCTTATTCATAACCAAGAGATCAAGActgcatcatctttttttttttttttgaggaagattagccctgagctaactgctgccaatcctcctctttttgctgaggaagactggccctgagctaacatacatgcccatcttcctctactttctatgtcggacgcctaccacagcatggcttttgcaaagtggtgccatgtccccacccgggatccaaaccggcgcacccctgggccgccaaagcagaaggtgtgcacttaaccgctgcgccaccgggccagccccaagacccCATCATCTTATATGCATAGTTTCACATTATTTCGCCTAACACATCATTTTTACACTTGTCAAATCtgaaattcattatatttttctgtccATTCACACAGCTTCATAACTTTCAGCAAAAGTTTCTGGCAGATGGGCACTGTGGCTTCCCGGTTGACTTGTGAAAGCGCttagaaaagaaacatttcttcacTTAACTATTTCTATCATGATGCTTCCTCAGAGACGTGGATGATACCGTGGAAAGTGCCTAGCAGGCAGATCACGTGGGTGCGTGCAGATTCCATGATAAAGTTTTTATTCCCTCCACTTCTGTGCATGTTTGGGGATGTGGGGTGAAGTAAGAGAAAAGTGAGTTTGTACATACTCCCTCCAAAGAAATGGCTTTTGTAAAAATGCCACTCGACTTGCAAAGAAGCTCACATAATGACTAACTCTCCTTAGAGATGTGGTTAGTTCATTCAGTGAAAAGTTATTTCAAGCTAACTGTCatactttattaaaaacaataggTTTGTTTGGAATGTATCCTATTCATAAACCCTTGGAAATAAAACAGTCACCGTTGTTGATCCCCAACGCCAAGCACATCGTCCTCGGAAGAGACATCTCAGACGTCATTCTGACCCCCTAGGTTAAATTAAAGGTCAGCCGTGGGGGTCTCCTCTCTTACCTTTACTAGGCAGAACAAGGGAGTGACAAACCTTTTCTAAGTCAACAATGCGTTTACAGAGATCCCGTGACGTcccggggaggggcggggtcCGGCAGCCTGGCGGACACGGGTCAGGAGAAAGTGGCCAGGAAGGGTCCACGGAGGCACAGCCCGAGTCTGCGGCTTCCGGGAGGACGGAGGCCCACATTCTACCGGCAACAACAGGGTCCGGTCACCCCACTGTTTTcagccagaaaaacaaaacagcctcGGGCTGCCGGATACCCGGATGGAACAGCTCCTCCCCTCCGCGCGCCCGGCCCCCCCTCCTAGGGGCTCTGTCGCGCATGCGCATCCTGGGGGCCTTAGTGtgaggcggggcggggcgcggagGAGGAAGGGCGGCGATTGGGCGAGAGGGGAGCCACGCCCGCCGCGTCAATGTCTCTGCGCATGCGCCGGGCGCCAGCTTCTGGTTCTTTTGGCGCGTCTGCCCAGGGCTCGCTCAGTCTGCGTCCAGACGTGGGACGCGGGAGTTATTTCTACTGTTGTTGTCGAGCAGCTGTGGAAGCCGGTCCTGGTCCTCGGCTGCGGGGGAAGCCGTCCGTTGGGTCTTTCTCCGTCTTGAGTGAGGCAGCGGCGGTGGCCTGTGCTGATTTTGGCGCGCGGGCGGTGCAGACGGGGCCCGCCGCCGCCTGCGTGCCGGGCCTTCCCTGGGCTTCCTCCTCTGCTCGCTTTCAGGAACTGAGCTCTCGGGAAGGTCCCTCCGAGGAAGGGGAACTTCGACCCGCTCCGACCGACATGTCCCGCTACGTCACCGCCCTGTGGCCGGGCTCGCCGCGGGACGAGGGCTCGCCGCCCGCCGCGTGCTCGGGCCGCTCCAGCCGGCGGTCCTCGACGTCCGCGAGCCGCAGCTCCTCCGGGAGCTCGCGGGCCGGGTCCCGCGTCTTGAATCGCTCGGCGTCCGGGAGCCGGAGCCCGGCACGGAGGAGCCGCCGCTCGAGGTCCCGGTCCCGGTCCCGGCGGCGCCCGCAGAGGAAGTACCGGCGCTCCTCCCGCTCCNNNNNNNNNNCAGAGGAAGTACCGGCGCTCCTCCCGCTCCTACTCGCGCAGCCGGTCTCCGTCCCGCCTCCGCCTCCGGGCTCCCGCGCGGGGCCGGGCCCGCAGCGGGTCCCGCCCGCGTGTCTGGTGGCGCTCCGGCTGCGGGCGCGCGGGGTCCCCGGCGCGGCGCCGAGCGTGGCGGGGCCGGTCCCGGACGCGGTCGCGGAGCCCGACGCCCTTCCGTCTGAGCGAGCGAGGTGAGGCCCCGCGCGCCCCGCGGCCGTGTGGCGTCCGTGCTGCCGTTTCATTGGTGCCTGCGATGTCGGTTctgtggggagcagagagaacGTTAGCGGGCGAATAGTTAAAGCCGCGCTGCAGCTGGCGCCCGGTTTTGCGATGCGCGTTCTTTCCCCGGGGGTTAGACGTCCCCTGTGGGTGCTGAGGGGCTTGGGGTGGAGGAATCGTTTTTCTTAGTGGAGCCTTCGAAACGTTAGTGACTTAGTTTCCCCGCCCGAAGCTTCTGCTCAGTTCACTGTTGAAGGCGAAGAAGTGTGTCAGAAcggtctttttaaatttagtaatACTGTATTACTGAGCAGAATTGGGTTTTGTTCGGGTATTTGAAACAAATGACTTGTGGCATCCGGGGTAGGATCGTGGAACAGAGAAAAGGATGTTCGGCTTAAGGAAGTCTGAAAGGGGACTCAGTGAGGTATCGGTATTGGTTCGTTAGTTGTGGCAGTGGTACCATATACAAAACGTTTCAGAAGAGCTTGATGTTTAGGACACGTAtttgaagagaaagcaaaaacagTATGTAATACAGCCTTCGgtaaggaaaactgaaagctagtTGAGATtatttagggatttttatttttctcaacaaAAAGATGAGGTAGAGAACTTTGTTTCcgtgaatatatatattttatgtatgaaaACAAAAGCACTTAAACATCTTTCTGTTACTGTTTTAAATAAGACCGTTATTTTGTGCTTCTGAGTCCTCTTGGGGAGATAGCTGCAGGATTAATGaatgtctggtttcttttgtaGATCGAATGGAGCTGTTAGAAATAGCAAAAGCCAATGCAGCAAAAGCTTTAGGAACAGCCAAGCTTGAATTGCCGGCTAGTCTCAGAGCGGTGCTTGTGTCTAAGGAGACTGACCGTGGAACAGCTGTACCGAACCG
This genomic interval from Equus quagga isolate Etosha38 chromosome 5, UCLA_HA_Equagga_1.0, whole genome shotgun sequence contains the following:
- the RSRP1 gene encoding arginine/serine-rich protein 1 isoform X2, which gives rise to MSLRMRRAPASGSFGASAQGSLSLRPDVGRGSYFYCCCRAAVEAGPGPRLRGKPSVGSFSVLSEAAAVACADFGARAVQTGPAAACVPGLPWASSSARFQELSSREGPSEEGELRPAPTDMSRYVTALWPGSPRDEGSPPAACSGRSSRRSSTSASRSSSGSSRAGSRVLNRSASGSRSPARRSRRSRSRSRSRRRPQRKYRRSSRSYSRSRSPSRLRLRAPARGRARSGSRPRVWWRSGCGRAGSPARRRAWRGRSRTRSRSPTPFRLSERDRMELLEIAKANAAKALGTAKLELPASLRAVLVSKETDRGTAVPNRAAQFQLPEKLTEDGTKNPNEKSSQQKSIAFSSNDSVAKPMLQKSAKATAEETPSGSPKINLKKSPYGLWIPV
- the RSRP1 gene encoding arginine/serine-rich protein 1 isoform X1 gives rise to the protein MSLRMRRAPASGSFGASAQGSLSLRPDVGRGSYFYCCCRAAVEAGPGPRLRGKPSVGSFSVLSEAAAVACADFGARAVQTGPAAACVPGLPWASSSARFQELSSREGPSEEGELRPAPTDMSRYVTALWPGSPRDEGSPPAACSGRSSRRSSTSASRSSSGSSRAGSRVLNRSASGSRSPARRSRRSRSRSRSRRRPQRKYRRSSRSYSRSRSPSRLRLRAPARGRARSGSRPRVWWRSGCGRAGSPARRRAWRGRSRTRSRSPTPFRLSERDRMELLEIAKANAAKALGTAKLELPASLRAVLVSKETDRGTAVPNRAAQFQLPEKLTEDGTKNPNEKSSQQKSIAFSSNDSVAKPMLQKSAKATAEETPSGSPKINLKKSPYGLWIPV